The Pseudomonadota bacterium genome contains a region encoding:
- a CDS encoding Gmad2 immunoglobulin-like domain-containing protein produces MTTRYLARFLVPLVIVFTPACGNELGSTDTGATGGIGGFTAYGGIGGAGGIGGTGTATGTGTGTGTGTGTGSGTGTGTGTGTGSGTGTGSGMSPPAAPVVTAPAPNDRVSGTVTVSGSGEPLAQVHVEIHDEATSVGTGAGTVAGDGGFELSVDYMPPANSTPLTVSVHLSNDHGASDIVTIPVVHKDRFNIRGTVSQVMGTRGGLLDGEKVHVRLYDSAGIEDIPNHIAETVVNVTEDMPAVALPYELSVIDGTYYVRAFRDSFGPRRSPPDGQPTIEFDAQTRLQQVMVDGTDRDVYLTLSARSAGTENLRYDGFNAYAYNETAEAEPPIYVTGSGDQALGDGLCGGFYLVMTAFMPAWTGSTPAGVSAPRVKLPDGSLVTLLDDGGCGKAVHDNTSSSFDTGAGDGDFSFGVLDPAPEHAGDYTLFFHQSTDDFIHIEVDRIKAVTKLSRAMFPTSPTGASANTNLQPTLTWNPVQNASTYRVHLTSADESTYSNWTDPNATVLGTSYTPAMPLADATAYCVSMTAYDADPASGDYDAAAEGVQSHFVTDTSGMHTITVSGELVDHTNQKKPYLVAASENGQALASVYLPAESTNYQLTVLGSSFADAGELTGHIDADGSGDPYSPENLLYTRALINLDFSANLTQDLQLDPPIDLLAPAQDAVVGTAPTLSWHAYTSPGLTGPWSYVVYLDNPTSGTDLPDNMLALPSAVTTLVLMSPPALAEDALDVGFHMTCTDAGGTPVYNAPASPTCSGATALPFTPDLSASLSWDWGVIIVPCDFSDYATSPGTYAGCVAHALDTINPIHAWSPVRTFRTQ; encoded by the coding sequence ATGACGACACGTTACCTTGCCCGCTTTCTGGTCCCGCTGGTCATCGTATTCACCCCAGCGTGCGGCAACGAGCTCGGAAGCACGGACACGGGCGCGACGGGCGGGATCGGGGGGTTCACTGCCTACGGTGGGATTGGGGGCGCTGGCGGGATCGGAGGAACGGGGACCGCGACTGGAACGGGGACGGGAACGGGGACGGGAACCGGGACCGGAAGCGGCACGGGTACTGGAACGGGGACCGGGACGGGGTCCGGGACGGGAACCGGTAGTGGGATGAGTCCCCCGGCGGCGCCGGTAGTCACTGCACCGGCGCCCAACGATCGCGTGAGCGGGACCGTAACCGTGTCCGGCAGCGGCGAGCCGCTCGCGCAGGTCCACGTCGAGATCCATGACGAGGCAACGTCCGTTGGCACGGGCGCGGGCACGGTCGCCGGCGATGGTGGATTCGAGCTGTCGGTCGACTACATGCCCCCAGCGAACTCCACCCCGCTCACCGTGAGCGTGCACCTGAGCAACGACCATGGCGCCTCCGACATAGTGACCATCCCGGTGGTGCACAAGGATCGCTTCAACATACGGGGAACCGTCTCGCAGGTAATGGGCACCCGGGGCGGCTTGCTCGACGGGGAGAAGGTGCACGTCCGGCTCTACGACTCTGCCGGCATCGAGGACATCCCCAACCACATCGCCGAGACCGTGGTCAACGTGACCGAGGATATGCCGGCGGTCGCGCTCCCCTACGAGCTCTCGGTCATCGACGGCACCTACTACGTGCGTGCGTTCCGTGACTCTTTCGGCCCCCGCAGGAGCCCGCCGGACGGACAGCCGACCATCGAGTTCGACGCGCAGACTCGGTTGCAGCAGGTCATGGTCGACGGCACAGACCGCGACGTTTACTTGACCCTGTCGGCTCGCAGCGCAGGCACGGAAAACCTCCGCTACGATGGTTTCAACGCCTACGCATACAACGAAACGGCCGAGGCCGAGCCCCCCATCTACGTAACCGGCTCCGGCGACCAGGCGCTCGGAGATGGACTGTGCGGGGGCTTCTACCTCGTCATGACCGCCTTCATGCCCGCCTGGACGGGCAGCACCCCCGCGGGGGTGAGCGCCCCAAGAGTGAAGCTGCCCGACGGCTCGCTCGTCACCCTGCTCGACGACGGCGGCTGTGGCAAGGCTGTGCACGACAACACGAGCTCGAGCTTCGACACCGGTGCCGGCGACGGCGACTTCAGCTTCGGCGTGCTCGATCCGGCGCCCGAGCACGCTGGCGACTACACCCTCTTCTTCCACCAGTCCACGGATGACTTCATCCACATCGAAGTGGACCGCATCAAGGCTGTCACCAAGCTCTCGCGCGCCATGTTCCCCACTTCACCGACCGGTGCCAGCGCCAACACCAACCTGCAGCCCACGCTGACCTGGAACCCCGTCCAGAATGCGAGCACCTACCGCGTGCACCTGACCTCGGCCGACGAAAGCACCTACTCCAACTGGACCGATCCGAACGCCACCGTACTCGGTACCTCGTACACGCCCGCCATGCCGCTGGCCGACGCAACGGCGTACTGCGTGAGCATGACCGCCTACGACGCCGACCCTGCCAGCGGCGACTACGACGCAGCCGCCGAGGGCGTGCAGAGCCACTTCGTCACCGACACCAGCGGCATGCACACCATCACCGTCTCGGGCGAGCTTGTCGATCACACGAACCAGAAGAAGCCCTACCTCGTGGCCGCGAGCGAAAACGGACAAGCTCTCGCGAGCGTATACCTGCCCGCCGAGTCGACAAACTACCAGCTGACCGTGCTCGGCTCGAGCTTCGCCGACGCCGGCGAGCTCACCGGGCACATCGACGCCGACGGCAGCGGCGACCCCTACAGCCCCGAAAACCTCCTGTACACACGCGCCCTCATCAACCTCGACTTCAGCGCGAACCTGACGCAAGACCTGCAGCTCGATCCCCCCATCGATCTCCTCGCCCCGGCCCAGGATGCGGTGGTGGGCACTGCGCCCACCCTCTCCTGGCACGCCTACACCTCGCCCGGCCTGACAGGCCCTTGGAGCTACGTCGTCTACCTCGACAACCCCACCAGCGGCACGGACCTGCCCGACAACATGCTCGCCCTCCCGAGCGCCGTGACCACGCTCGTTCTCATGAGCCCACCCGCCCTTGCCGAGGATGCCCTCGACGTGGGCTTCCACATGACCTGCACCGACGCCGGCGGCACCCCC